Proteins encoded in a region of the Teredinibacter purpureus genome:
- the rplL gene encoding 50S ribosomal protein L7/L12, producing the protein MSLTKEDIINAIADMSVTDVVELITAMEEKFGVSAAAAVAVAGGGDAGGAVEEQTEFDVVLTAVGDKKVNVIKAVRALTGLGLKEAKGMVDGAPSTVKEGASKEDAEAAKKDLEEAGASVELK; encoded by the coding sequence ATGTCTCTGACTAAAGAAGATATCATCAATGCAATCGCTGACATGTCAGTAACCGACGTTGTCGAACTGATTACAGCAATGGAAGAAAAGTTCGGCGTATCTGCTGCAGCGGCTGTTGCTGTTGCTGGCGGCGGCGATGCTGGCGGCGCTGTTGAAGAGCAGACCGAGTTCGACGTAGTGTTAACAGCTGTTGGTGACAAGAAAGTAAACGTTATTAAAGCTGTACGTGCCCTCACCGGCTTAGGCTTGAAAGAAGCTAAAGGTATGGTTGACGGTGCACCTAGTACAGTTAAAGAAGGCGCTTCTAAAGAAGACGCTGAAGCAGCTAAGAAGGATCTCGAAGAAGCTGGCGCTTCTGTTGAGCTTAAGTAA
- the rplJ gene encoding 50S ribosomal protein L10, translating into MALGLEGKKAIVAEVHEAAKNALSAVVADSRGVTVGGMTALRKEARENGVWIRVVRNTLARRAVEGTDFTCLNDVFVGPTLIAFSNEHPGAGARILRDFAKTNDKMELKSAAFEGDLVDISLLASLPTFDEGIAKLMSVMKEAAAGKLVRTIAAVRDQKEQEAA; encoded by the coding sequence GTGGCATTAGGACTTGAAGGTAAAAAGGCGATAGTCGCTGAGGTCCATGAAGCTGCTAAAAACGCTCTGTCAGCTGTTGTTGCCGACTCTCGCGGTGTGACCGTAGGTGGTATGACAGCGCTGCGCAAAGAAGCCCGTGAAAACGGTGTGTGGATACGTGTTGTGCGTAACACACTGGCTCGCCGTGCAGTAGAAGGTACTGACTTCACATGTTTGAATGATGTGTTTGTAGGCCCTACTTTGATCGCTTTCTCTAACGAACATCCAGGTGCCGGTGCGCGCATCTTGCGTGATTTCGCTAAGACAAACGACAAAATGGAGCTGAAGTCAGCCGCTTTTGAAGGCGATTTGGTAGATATCAGTTTGTTGGCAAGCTTGCCTACATTCGACGAAGGTATCGCCAAACTGATGAGTGTTATGAAAGAAGCAGCAGCGGGCAAGTTGGTTCGCACTATTGCGGCCGTTCGCGACCAAAAAGAACAGGAAGCAGCATAA
- the rplA gene encoding 50S ribosomal protein L1, with amino-acid sequence MPTKKQKLISEKVDTTKIYGFDEAVALMKEFGTAKFSETVDVAINLGIDPRKSDQSVRGATSLPHGTGKDVRVAVFTQGASAEAAKEAGAEFVGMEDLAEQIKGGMMDFDVVVADPAAMRVVGMLGQVLGPRGLMPNPKTGTVTPDVAGAVKKAKAGQVRYRADKGGIIHGGIGKISFELSAVKENLETLIADLKKAKPAAAKGVYLKKISLSTTMGPSFTIDQSSLEI; translated from the coding sequence ATGCCTACTAAAAAACAAAAGTTAATTAGTGAAAAAGTTGATACGACCAAAATTTACGGTTTTGACGAAGCTGTTGCCTTGATGAAAGAGTTCGGTACAGCAAAGTTTTCCGAAACAGTTGATGTTGCCATTAATCTTGGTATCGATCCTCGTAAATCGGACCAGTCTGTTCGTGGCGCAACTAGCTTGCCTCATGGTACCGGTAAAGATGTGCGTGTTGCGGTATTTACGCAGGGCGCTTCTGCAGAGGCGGCTAAAGAGGCTGGTGCAGAGTTTGTGGGTATGGAAGACCTTGCCGAGCAGATTAAAGGCGGCATGATGGATTTTGATGTGGTTGTTGCTGACCCCGCGGCTATGCGCGTTGTAGGCATGCTGGGTCAGGTGTTGGGCCCTCGTGGTCTTATGCCTAACCCTAAAACCGGTACTGTAACCCCAGACGTTGCTGGCGCTGTTAAAAAGGCCAAGGCTGGTCAGGTTCGTTATCGTGCAGATAAAGGCGGAATCATCCACGGTGGTATCGGTAAGATTTCTTTCGAGCTTAGCGCAGTTAAAGAAAACCTTGAAACCCTTATCGCAGATTTGAAAAAAGCTAAGCCAGCAGCGGCTAAAGGTGTATATCTGAAGAAGATATCCTTGAGCACTACGATGGGACCTAGCTTTACTATTGATCAGTCTAGTTTGGAAATATAG
- the rplK gene encoding 50S ribosomal protein L11 produces the protein MAKKIEAYIKLQVKAGQANPSPPVGPALGQHGVNIMEFCKAFNAQTQGSEPGAPVPVVISVYSDRSFTFTMKTPPASYMLKKAAGIKSGSGRPNTEKVGKVTRAQLEEIATAKAPDLTAADMDAAVRTIAGSARAMGLDVEGV, from the coding sequence ATGGCAAAGAAAATTGAAGCTTATATTAAGCTACAGGTAAAAGCTGGTCAGGCGAACCCGAGTCCCCCTGTTGGTCCTGCGTTGGGTCAGCACGGTGTAAATATCATGGAGTTCTGTAAGGCGTTTAACGCTCAGACCCAGGGTTCTGAACCTGGCGCGCCAGTGCCTGTTGTTATTTCTGTTTATAGTGATCGCAGCTTTACTTTTACCATGAAGACTCCTCCAGCATCCTACATGCTGAAGAAGGCTGCGGGTATTAAGAGTGGTAGTGGTCGCCCTAATACTGAAAAAGTTGGCAAGGTTACACGTGCACAGCTTGAAGAAATTGCTACAGCTAAGGCGCCGGATTTAACCGCTGCCGATATGGATGCAGCAGTGCGTACTATTGCCGGCTCTGCTCGTGCAATGGGTCTAGATGTGGAGGGAGTGTAA
- the nusG gene encoding transcription termination/antitermination protein NusG, whose product MAKRWYVVHAYSGYEKKVAATLKERIELNGMQESFGDVLVPTEEVVEMRGGQKRRSERKFFPGYVLVQMDLNDEAWHLVKETPRVMGFIGGTADQPAPITDKEADLILQRMDDSADKPKPKTLFEPGEMVRVIDGPFNDFNGVVEEVNYEKSRLQVAVLIFGRSTPVELEFGQVEKA is encoded by the coding sequence ATGGCTAAACGATGGTATGTCGTTCACGCTTACTCAGGGTATGAGAAAAAAGTTGCCGCTACGTTAAAAGAGCGTATCGAGCTAAATGGCATGCAAGAAAGCTTTGGTGATGTATTGGTTCCAACCGAAGAAGTCGTTGAAATGCGCGGCGGGCAGAAACGTCGGTCCGAGCGAAAGTTTTTTCCTGGGTACGTCCTTGTCCAGATGGACTTGAATGATGAAGCGTGGCACCTTGTTAAAGAAACACCACGCGTTATGGGTTTTATTGGTGGGACGGCTGATCAGCCGGCGCCAATTACCGATAAAGAAGCTGATTTAATACTTCAGCGAATGGATGACTCTGCTGATAAGCCTAAACCCAAGACTCTGTTCGAGCCCGGTGAGATGGTTCGTGTAATCGATGGTCCTTTCAACGATTTCAATGGGGTTGTGGAAGAGGTGAATTACGAAAAGAGTCGTTTGCAGGTGGCTGTGTTGATTTTTGGTCGTTCCACGCCGGTAGAGCTGGAATTTGGTCAGGTAGAAAAAGCCTAG
- the secE gene encoding preprotein translocase subunit SecE, translating into MSATKVEETEFRLDGLKWLVVAALVLGGAVANSYYASDFVLLYRVLVLLVVGFAAAYVAVNTAKGNAFWDLLKAAQVEVRKVVWPSRQETTQTTLIVSGVVVVAAIILWALDAGLGFLASKIIV; encoded by the coding sequence ATGAGCGCTACTAAAGTCGAAGAAACAGAATTTCGTTTGGATGGTCTTAAGTGGTTGGTGGTGGCTGCCCTTGTTTTGGGTGGGGCTGTTGCTAACTCTTACTACGCAAGTGATTTTGTTTTGCTTTATCGCGTATTGGTGTTGCTTGTTGTTGGGTTTGCTGCGGCTTATGTTGCAGTCAATACGGCGAAGGGTAACGCTTTCTGGGATTTGCTAAAAGCAGCTCAGGTAGAAGTTCGGAAGGTTGTATGGCCTTCTCGTCAAGAAACGACTCAGACAACCCTAATAGTTTCAGGTGTTGTGGTGGTAGCGGCTATTATTCTTTGGGCCTTAGATGCTGGCTTAGGGTTCTTAGCGTCAAAGATTATAGTATAG
- a CDS encoding SPOR domain-containing protein, producing MRWIFLTLLFCNILAALWGLVFKPFSPAVESFAPRPFQYGAADDLVLLLDDRSAVVRADGEVPMPIVGAEDTSNKDGRPLCEIVGPFEGRALAESFVERLLAIDIRGSIKELELPAGSRYQVFLPPEPSLRDALRKLGELQAKRVDSYVIPKGEFENGISLGMFSREALANKQLVEMRAIGLSPEMNVIERTYWEIWVMLAPGDGGKMSEIAWSRVMDGINHLQKRQNFCLDVAS from the coding sequence ATGCGATGGATTTTTTTAACGCTTCTTTTTTGCAATATCTTGGCTGCGCTCTGGGGGTTAGTGTTTAAACCTTTCAGTCCCGCTGTGGAGAGTTTTGCGCCGCGACCGTTTCAATATGGTGCTGCTGACGATTTGGTGCTGCTGCTCGACGACCGTTCAGCCGTTGTGAGAGCTGATGGCGAGGTGCCCATGCCGATCGTTGGAGCGGAGGACACTTCCAATAAAGATGGTCGGCCGCTGTGTGAAATAGTGGGGCCGTTTGAGGGGAGGGCACTTGCAGAGAGTTTTGTGGAGCGGCTGCTGGCTATAGATATTAGGGGTTCGATTAAGGAGCTTGAGCTCCCCGCGGGATCGCGATACCAAGTATTTTTGCCGCCGGAACCTTCTTTGAGGGATGCGTTGCGCAAACTTGGCGAGCTTCAGGCTAAGAGGGTTGATAGCTATGTTATCCCCAAAGGAGAGTTTGAAAATGGTATTTCCCTCGGAATGTTTAGCCGTGAGGCGCTCGCAAACAAGCAATTGGTAGAGATGCGAGCCATTGGTTTGTCTCCTGAGATGAATGTTATCGAACGCACCTATTGGGAGATCTGGGTGATGCTAGCACCCGGAGATGGTGGAAAAATGAGCGAAATTGCATGGTCTAGGGTCATGGATGGAATAAATCACCTTCAGAAACGACAAAATTTCTGTTTAGATGTTGCTTCGTAG
- a CDS encoding type III pantothenate kinase, with amino-acid sequence MFLLVDAGNSRIKWCVWHEGAQRSGVVQISEDVFTAGAWALQLGEELVSSVGAIYVSSVRGDAFRLSFDAFCLDLFNVLPIYASVDSDNYGVRVGYSDPSLLGVDRWLAMLAAYRGSAEGVVVIDAGTAITVDYVDSCGDHLGGLIVPGVQAMASSLLINTREISIESLTLPQIWGPGCDTLSCVEQGVAASLKGLMAEVVACAHRISPPGSTATIYLTGGDASILKSWLPSGVVVEPLLVFHGLLLSQKLG; translated from the coding sequence GTGTTTTTGCTTGTTGATGCCGGAAATAGTCGTATTAAGTGGTGTGTTTGGCATGAGGGGGCTCAGCGTAGTGGCGTCGTTCAGATTTCTGAGGATGTTTTTACTGCTGGCGCTTGGGCCTTGCAGTTAGGCGAAGAGCTTGTCTCGTCGGTTGGCGCTATCTATGTTTCTTCTGTTCGGGGGGATGCGTTTCGGCTTAGCTTTGATGCGTTTTGTCTGGATTTGTTTAACGTCTTGCCTATTTACGCTTCAGTAGACAGCGATAATTATGGTGTGCGCGTAGGGTATAGTGATCCATCCTTGTTGGGGGTAGACCGTTGGTTGGCGATGCTGGCAGCCTATCGGGGTTCGGCTGAGGGGGTTGTTGTTATTGATGCGGGCACGGCAATAACGGTTGATTATGTTGATTCGTGCGGTGACCATCTAGGTGGTTTGATTGTGCCGGGGGTGCAAGCCATGGCGTCGTCGTTACTTATCAATACCCGTGAAATTTCTATTGAGTCGTTAACTCTGCCGCAGATTTGGGGGCCGGGTTGCGATACTTTGTCATGCGTTGAGCAGGGTGTTGCTGCGAGCCTAAAGGGTTTGATGGCTGAGGTTGTAGCTTGTGCGCACCGTATTTCGCCTCCAGGTTCGACTGCTACAATTTATTTGACCGGAGGTGACGCTAGTATTTTAAAGTCTTGGTTGCCGAGTGGGGTGGTGGTTGAGCCGCTACTGGTTTTTCATGGGTTGCTGTTGAGCCAAAAGTTGGGTTAG
- a CDS encoding biotin--[acetyl-CoA-carboxylase] ligase: protein MIGCVRMNEKQLLLVRCLADGEYHSGELLGQIAGVSRAAVWKQLQSLQLLGIEVVSQKGRGYVIKGGLALLSSAALQSALDESAQQMVSKLTILQQTDSTNQAVLNAVPQGAGHGLVVLAEQQTAGRGRRGRVWASPYGANIYLSVGWRFSLGAAALEGLSLAVGVAVAHALKVLGYPQSQLKWPNDVLVDGKKLGGILLEMTGDASGECYVVVGIGLNVRMPVLAGEDIGQPWVDLASLSCSEGGRDRSLIAAEILNQLLPLLAGYERMGFSPYRYQWEQLSAHQGQEVVLVTPSEQIKGVQLGVTDAGGVRLQLAVGERVFLGGEISLKAGS, encoded by the coding sequence TTGATTGGGTGTGTACGCATGAATGAAAAACAACTGCTTTTGGTGCGGTGTCTGGCCGATGGAGAATATCATTCGGGAGAGCTGCTTGGTCAAATCGCTGGAGTGAGTCGTGCGGCGGTTTGGAAACAGTTGCAGTCGTTACAGTTGCTCGGTATTGAGGTGGTTAGCCAAAAAGGGCGAGGCTATGTGATAAAGGGAGGGCTTGCCCTTTTAAGTTCGGCGGCGCTCCAGTCGGCTCTGGATGAATCTGCACAGCAGATGGTGTCGAAATTGACGATATTACAACAGACCGATTCAACCAATCAGGCAGTGCTTAACGCGGTGCCGCAAGGTGCAGGTCATGGTCTTGTTGTGTTGGCCGAGCAGCAAACGGCGGGCCGGGGTCGCCGGGGTCGTGTCTGGGCCAGCCCTTATGGGGCGAATATCTACCTGTCGGTGGGGTGGCGCTTCAGTTTGGGTGCTGCAGCTCTTGAGGGGTTGAGTCTCGCGGTGGGCGTTGCAGTTGCGCATGCATTAAAGGTGTTGGGTTATCCTCAGTCACAGCTTAAGTGGCCCAATGATGTGTTGGTCGACGGTAAAAAACTGGGCGGAATCTTGTTAGAAATGACCGGCGATGCGAGCGGAGAGTGCTATGTTGTTGTTGGTATTGGGTTGAATGTCCGTATGCCGGTGCTGGCCGGAGAAGATATTGGTCAGCCTTGGGTTGATCTGGCTTCTTTGTCCTGCTCTGAGGGCGGGCGAGATAGAAGTCTCATCGCTGCAGAAATTTTGAATCAACTGTTGCCACTTTTGGCAGGATATGAGCGGATGGGGTTTTCGCCTTATAGGTATCAGTGGGAGCAGCTGAGCGCTCACCAAGGGCAGGAGGTTGTACTGGTGACGCCGTCAGAGCAGATAAAAGGTGTGCAGCTGGGGGTGACTGATGCGGGGGGGGTGCGTTTGCAGTTGGCGGTGGGTGAGCGCGTGTTTTTGGGTGGAGAGATTAGTCTAAAAGCTGGCTCTTGA
- the alr gene encoding alanine racemase gives MPFSADLVVNLNAIAHNWLLMQAKLDRNVDCGAVVKANAYGLGMTSVVRALAKVGCRRFYVANLQEALVLREHLNILVQEFSLLPGACEIVVLSGCARGEELAFIEHRLVPVLISEEMLGRWLGVLRRAGVRAGSAGSVLKVDTGMGRLGLEPEEFKRLLADKGALLDSGVSMLMSHLACADDERSEHNELQLGAFRECYEQLKYVLPACGASLANSAGVLLGRRYHFDGVRPGVALYGGNPQPIKDNMLKPSVSLALPVIQLRSLPEGGCVGYGATARFDRAARLAIVAGGYADGLFRSLSNRGECWVPSGGRSAGEGWRVPIVGRVSMDTTIVDISSVPEGAVCVGDRLEFIGEHITLDEIAIKAGTISYEVLTSLGSRYQRGYTG, from the coding sequence ATGCCTTTTTCTGCTGACCTTGTCGTTAATCTAAATGCTATTGCCCACAACTGGTTGTTAATGCAGGCAAAGCTCGACCGTAACGTGGATTGCGGGGCGGTGGTAAAAGCTAATGCTTATGGCCTTGGAATGACGTCTGTTGTGAGGGCGTTGGCTAAGGTGGGGTGCCGTCGCTTCTATGTGGCAAACTTGCAGGAGGCGCTAGTGTTGCGAGAGCACCTAAATATTTTGGTGCAGGAGTTTAGTTTGTTGCCTGGGGCGTGTGAAATAGTCGTGTTATCAGGTTGCGCGCGCGGTGAAGAGTTAGCTTTTATAGAGCATCGGTTGGTGCCTGTTCTTATTAGTGAAGAGATGTTGGGTCGCTGGTTGGGGGTTCTTCGCCGAGCCGGCGTAAGGGCTGGCTCTGCAGGCTCCGTGTTGAAGGTCGATACGGGTATGGGGCGGTTAGGCCTAGAGCCTGAAGAGTTTAAGCGTTTGTTGGCCGATAAGGGAGCCTTGCTGGATTCTGGGGTGTCTATGCTGATGAGCCACTTGGCATGTGCCGATGATGAGCGTAGTGAGCATAATGAGTTGCAGTTGGGCGCCTTTCGGGAGTGCTATGAGCAGTTAAAGTATGTGCTGCCTGCGTGCGGTGCAAGCCTTGCGAATTCTGCTGGAGTGTTGTTGGGCCGCCGTTATCACTTTGATGGCGTTCGCCCTGGCGTGGCGTTGTATGGCGGCAACCCGCAGCCGATCAAAGACAATATGCTAAAGCCGTCGGTCAGTTTGGCGTTACCGGTTATACAGCTAAGATCTTTGCCGGAAGGCGGTTGCGTGGGTTACGGTGCGACGGCTAGGTTTGATCGGGCAGCGCGCTTGGCGATTGTTGCTGGCGGTTATGCCGATGGTTTATTTCGGTCTTTGTCGAATCGTGGTGAGTGCTGGGTTCCTTCGGGGGGGCGAAGTGCTGGAGAAGGGTGGCGTGTGCCTATTGTGGGGAGGGTGTCGATGGATACAACGATTGTCGATATCTCTTCTGTGCCTGAGGGTGCGGTGTGTGTTGGTGATAGGCTGGAGTTTATCGGTGAGCATATTACGTTGGATGAAATCGCTATCAAGGCGGGCACGATTAGTTATGAGGTTTTAACGTCGCTCGGTTCGCGTTACCAAAGAGGGTATACCGGGTGA
- a CDS encoding YebC/PmpR family DNA-binding transcriptional regulator, which yields MAGHSKWANTKHRKAAQDSKRAKVFTKIIRELTVAAKAGGNPDDNPKLRATIDKALGANMKRDTIEKAVARGAGGADGENYDEITYEGYGVGGVAVLVECLTDNRNRTVSEVRHAFSKRGGNLGTDGSVAYLFVRKGQISFAPGADEDAIMAVALEAGAEDVESNDDGSVDVTTAFEDYLSVKEAMVIAGLEPANAEVAMIAATQVPLDTQDDADKTLALIDMLEDLDDVQAVFTNADIPEQFFG from the coding sequence ATGGCAGGCCACAGCAAGTGGGCAAACACTAAGCATCGGAAAGCGGCGCAAGACTCGAAGCGAGCGAAGGTTTTTACAAAAATTATTCGCGAGTTAACGGTTGCGGCAAAAGCCGGTGGAAACCCAGACGACAACCCTAAGCTTCGCGCTACTATCGATAAAGCGCTGGGCGCGAACATGAAGCGGGATACCATTGAGAAAGCGGTAGCTCGTGGAGCGGGGGGAGCGGACGGTGAAAACTACGACGAAATCACTTATGAAGGTTATGGTGTTGGTGGCGTTGCGGTCTTAGTTGAATGTTTGACTGATAATCGAAATCGTACTGTTTCGGAGGTGCGCCACGCGTTTAGTAAGCGTGGCGGTAATCTCGGTACAGACGGTTCCGTGGCTTATTTGTTTGTACGTAAAGGGCAGATAAGCTTTGCTCCAGGAGCGGACGAAGACGCAATTATGGCTGTTGCGTTGGAGGCGGGTGCCGAAGATGTTGAGTCAAACGATGATGGTTCGGTAGATGTAACAACGGCGTTCGAAGATTACTTGAGCGTAAAAGAGGCAATGGTTATTGCGGGTTTGGAACCCGCGAATGCTGAGGTTGCAATGATTGCCGCGACTCAGGTTCCCCTTGATACGCAGGATGATGCTGATAAGACATTGGCGTTAATCGATATGCTGGAAGATTTGGATGATGTTCAGGCTGTATTTACCAATGCCGATATTCCCGAGCAATTTTTTGGTTAA
- the aspS gene encoding aspartate--tRNA ligase: MRSVYCGVLNASNIDEEVTLCGWVDRRRDHGGVIFVDLRDREGIVQVVFDPDAEDNFALADKVRPEFVLRVTGKVRARSGTTVNSNMATGEVEVYGTALEILNSSETPPFQLDSHITVGEDVRLKYRYLDLRRKEMQKNLYFRSKVTNAIRNYLDDNGFLDIETPILTRATPEGARDYLVPSRTHDGKFFALPQSPQLFKQLLMVSGFDRYYQIAKCFRDEDLRADRQPEFTQIDIETSFMSEEDIMSVTEGMIRKLFNELQGVDLGDFPRMPYAEAMERFGSDKPDMRIPLELIEIKDLMKDVEFKVFSAPANDPKGRVTAMRVPKGGEIPRKRIDAYTKFVSIYGAKGLAYIKVNDKGDLENGLQSPIVKFLPSEVCKAIIERVGAENGDLIFFGADNCKVVTEALGALRCKLGEDLDLYTCEWAPLWVVDFPMFEEIDNGGLTALHHPFTAPSCSPEELAANPAVALSCAYDMVLNGCELGGGSVRIHDQSMQQTVFEILGIGEEEQREKFGFLLDALKYGAPPHGGLAFGLDRLIMLMTGSESIRDVIAFPKTQSAACVMTDAPGAVDNTQLKDLHIRLRAKPQSEKVDSAGSEE; encoded by the coding sequence ATGCGCAGTGTATATTGTGGCGTACTAAACGCTTCAAATATTGATGAAGAGGTCACGTTGTGTGGCTGGGTAGATCGTCGTCGTGATCACGGTGGGGTTATTTTTGTCGACCTTCGAGATCGAGAAGGCATTGTGCAGGTGGTGTTTGATCCAGACGCGGAAGATAATTTCGCGCTAGCCGACAAGGTACGGCCGGAGTTTGTGTTACGGGTAACGGGAAAGGTTCGTGCGCGTTCCGGCACTACCGTTAATAGTAATATGGCCACAGGTGAGGTCGAGGTGTATGGCACGGCGTTAGAGATTTTAAATAGCTCTGAGACGCCGCCCTTTCAACTAGACTCCCATATCACCGTTGGCGAAGACGTACGTTTGAAGTATCGGTATTTGGATTTGCGTCGTAAAGAGATGCAGAAAAACCTGTATTTTCGTTCGAAAGTTACCAATGCTATCCGTAATTATTTGGATGATAACGGGTTTCTTGATATTGAGACGCCTATTCTCACTCGGGCAACCCCCGAAGGGGCGCGTGACTATTTAGTGCCATCTCGAACGCACGATGGAAAGTTTTTTGCTTTGCCACAGTCCCCACAGCTTTTTAAACAGCTGCTCATGGTGTCGGGTTTTGACCGTTACTATCAAATCGCTAAATGTTTTCGTGATGAAGATTTGCGGGCCGATCGGCAGCCTGAATTTACTCAGATAGATATCGAAACGTCGTTTATGAGCGAAGAAGATATTATGTCCGTGACAGAGGGGATGATTCGTAAGCTCTTTAACGAGCTGCAGGGCGTCGATTTGGGGGATTTTCCTCGGATGCCTTATGCTGAAGCGATGGAGCGTTTTGGTTCGGATAAGCCCGACATGCGTATTCCTTTGGAGTTGATCGAAATTAAGGATCTGATGAAGGATGTAGAGTTTAAAGTGTTCTCTGCACCGGCGAATGACCCTAAAGGCCGTGTAACGGCTATGCGAGTGCCTAAAGGCGGTGAAATTCCTCGTAAGCGAATTGATGCCTATACCAAGTTTGTATCTATCTACGGTGCGAAAGGTTTGGCTTATATTAAAGTCAACGATAAGGGTGATTTAGAGAATGGTTTGCAGTCGCCCATTGTTAAGTTCTTACCCTCAGAGGTCTGTAAAGCGATTATTGAGCGTGTAGGCGCTGAAAACGGCGACCTTATTTTCTTTGGCGCAGACAATTGTAAAGTTGTTACTGAGGCGTTAGGCGCACTGCGCTGTAAGTTGGGTGAAGACCTTGATCTTTATACCTGCGAGTGGGCACCATTGTGGGTTGTTGATTTTCCGATGTTTGAAGAAATCGACAATGGTGGTTTGACTGCTCTCCACCATCCTTTTACTGCTCCATCTTGTTCGCCTGAAGAGTTGGCCGCTAATCCTGCCGTTGCGTTGTCGTGCGCCTACGATATGGTGTTGAATGGTTGCGAGCTGGGTGGTGGCTCCGTTCGTATTCATGATCAATCTATGCAGCAAACGGTATTTGAAATTCTGGGTATTGGTGAAGAGGAGCAGCGTGAAAAATTTGGCTTCTTGTTAGATGCACTAAAATATGGTGCGCCGCCCCATGGTGGGCTAGCGTTTGGACTTGATCGTTTGATTATGCTTATGACGGGTTCGGAATCTATTCGTGACGTAATCGCATTCCCTAAAACGCAATCAGCCGCCTGTGTCATGACTGATGCTCCTGGTGCCGTAGATAATACCCAGTTAAAAGATCTTCATATTCGGTTGCGGGCGAAGCCTCAGTCGGAAAAAGTTGATAGTGCAGGCTCGGAAGAGTAA
- a CDS encoding FmdB family zinc ribbon protein codes for MPIYEYRCESCGHELEALQKMSDSPLVGCPECSAQQLIKKVSAAAFRLKGSGWYETDFKSGKKKNLAGSDKEPSKTAAKKADKPSSKSA; via the coding sequence ATGCCTATATACGAATATCGTTGTGAAAGCTGTGGCCATGAGCTGGAAGCTTTGCAGAAAATGAGCGATTCACCTTTGGTGGGTTGCCCTGAGTGTAGTGCTCAGCAGTTGATTAAAAAGGTTTCTGCTGCGGCTTTTCGGTTGAAGGGCAGCGGTTGGTATGAGACTGACTTTAAGTCGGGGAAAAAGAAAAATCTTGCGGGTAGCGATAAAGAGCCGTCAAAGACAGCGGCTAAAAAAGCAGATAAGCCCTCATCAAAGAGCGCTTGA
- a CDS encoding HU family DNA-binding protein — protein MAARKAAAKKPAAKKAPAKKAPAKAAAPAKKITAVKERYSKTQILNQISENTELPKKDVAAVLEQLTDIIEGHVKKRACGEFVMPGLFKIVTVKKPARKARKGINPFTGEETTFAAKPASIQVKLRPLKKLKEMAE, from the coding sequence ATGGCAGCACGTAAAGCAGCAGCAAAGAAACCCGCAGCCAAAAAAGCTCCCGCTAAAAAAGCACCAGCCAAGGCCGCAGCCCCCGCTAAAAAAATCACAGCCGTGAAAGAGCGTTACTCTAAAACACAGATCCTCAACCAAATTTCCGAAAACACCGAACTCCCCAAAAAGGATGTTGCCGCTGTTTTGGAGCAATTGACCGACATTATTGAAGGCCATGTTAAAAAACGCGCTTGCGGCGAATTTGTTATGCCAGGCCTGTTTAAGATCGTGACCGTGAAAAAGCCTGCCCGCAAAGCGCGCAAAGGTATTAACCCCTTCACCGGCGAAGAAACAACCTTTGCAGCCAAGCCTGCAAGCATCCAAGTTAAATTGCGCCCCCTGAAGAAGTTAAAAGAAATGGCCGAATAA
- a CDS encoding HIT domain-containing protein yields MFELHSQLLQDTVPLGQFKLSLVLLHKDANYPWCVLVPRRAGIREIHHLSEDDQQQLIRESSHLSEVMTSLFAPFTMNIAALGNIVPQLHVHHVARFEGDAAWPASIWGAKPPAAYESDALEKRVARLQASLVGEGFESDANQDDGLSGQGYTP; encoded by the coding sequence ATGTTTGAGCTTCATTCGCAACTTTTACAGGATACCGTGCCGTTGGGACAGTTTAAATTGTCTCTGGTGTTATTGCATAAAGATGCAAACTACCCGTGGTGTGTGCTTGTGCCTAGGCGCGCGGGTATTCGAGAGATACATCATTTGAGTGAGGATGATCAGCAGCAGCTTATTCGGGAATCGAGTCATTTGTCGGAGGTGATGACCTCACTTTTTGCTCCTTTTACAATGAATATTGCGGCGCTGGGTAATATTGTGCCGCAGTTACATGTTCATCATGTTGCTAGGTTTGAAGGCGATGCTGCATGGCCGGCGTCTATTTGGGGGGCAAAACCGCCCGCGGCGTATGAATCTGACGCGCTCGAAAAGAGAGTTGCTAGGCTACAGGCGTCTCTTGTTGGAGAGGGCTTTGAGTCCGACGCGAACCAAGATGATGGCTTGAGTGGCCAAGGTTATACGCCTTAA